A single Candoia aspera isolate rCanAsp1 chromosome 9, rCanAsp1.hap2, whole genome shotgun sequence DNA region contains:
- the PHLDB1 gene encoding pleckstrin homology-like domain family B member 1 isoform X2, translated as METCNHSLAGPPRRLQKPIQSSLLDLTETARGLKVQTQKPHLVSLGSGRLSTAITLLPLEEGKTVLGSAAGDIVLQGAGVAPQHCFIENVCGTLTLHPCGHPCTIDGLPITCPTRLSQGHVICLGQSTFLRFNHPAEAMWMKSMGPGGRQGHVAQHRPAEWQSPASGNSEGAPLPLLSPQTLVSSIERDLQGIMDSLALQEEGGGGSGSGSSIAARFLGRTLPPMAPSVANGGGGCSLLSPLQSPGDMSLGSTYENASSPPFSPLSSPASSSSSGCQSPSSSGCCRDQAPALPPAVPIRSSSYSHVALFPQGGPCPDPLNSPSGFLSSAHSSGSPRGERRVWRDGPASPLPSHRAGPSVENPPPSQHSSPPPKKTPLGSAWPQSPNSLSATGAFQLPSAPQSKAAALQEQAPSSFEEMPSVSPSWPAQLGKSGCQALELAGVAPQSCQAQQAPKSPRFSQLSLESRRELPPLSPALGRRVASPGPPSSHSLQGKLGENPRVWRREGSSASSSCLRGRSPSPTPLSGEGARHKPRGRAGLSSASSLGCLVLPSGSPQLSCKSPGGPWVPGPLRERKQSISELTGHEGDLLGYHQWQRQERLREQEVERLERQRLEAILSLCAEYTRNDTGPARGDGAYSSAAEKAAPTPRQEGCGGGRLEEESLREESSSTESAGHEHEAPLTPEPVRLEEEHARLRASTEHLQSRLEELEQQLREATREAEMEQALLQGEREAELHQLQQEQQVVHLLQMQLSGLDATVRQERDKEAEAMEAETKLFEDLEFQQLEQESCQEEERELLSHRLLRNQAESHRCLARRKERVAALENQAKQLRLQAALEAGQLREERRATLQQLQQEKEALLALERRFCALTSGSAFPKSSRALREGSPSPPSWRGGPPSKPASTLPSLVREREGALQHEGRWHPCSWSLPCAPLLGPGPPWQVESGAKLLPGAEPALVLGLFAGHQAIQEQRQCPADLTQEVAAEALWGAPLCPPLMSRSVLHHHPLLGRGQLANDPELAYDTLSLESSDSLETSLSLSGNSACSPDNACSTSGADTRKIEEMEKLLKEAHAERSRLMESREQEMELRGQALEDERQRREQLEQRLQDETAQRQELIDREVKIREKQLAQARPLTRYLPIRKEDFDLRLHIESSGHSVDTCSHVILSAKLCKGYLVKMGGKIRSWKKRWFVFDRLRHTLSYYADKHETKLKGLLYFQAIEEVYYDHLRCAAKSPNPALTFCIKTHDRLYYTVAPSAEAMRIWMDVIVTGAEGYTQFLS; from the exons ATGGAGACCTGCAACCACAGCCTGGCTGGTCCCCCCCGCCGGCTACAGAAGCCCATTCAG AGCAGCCTCCTGGACCTGACTGAGACGGCCCGAGGGTTGAAGGTGCAGACGCAGAAGCCACACCTGGTGAGCCTGGGCAGTGGGCGCCTCAGCACTGCCATCACTCTGCTGCCTCTCGAAGAGG GCAAGACGGTCCTGGGCTCTGCTGCTGGGGACATTGTGCTACAGGGGGCTGGGGTAGCCCCCCAGCACTGCTTCATTGAGAATGTGTGTGGGACCCTCACCCTGCACCCCTGCGGCCATCCCTGCACCATCGATGGGCTGCCTATCACGTGCCCCACCCGCTTGTCCCAAG ggCACGTGATCTGCTTGGGCCAGTCGACCTTCCTCCGGTTCAACCACCCAGCTGAGGCGATGTGGATGAAAAGCATGGGGCCTGGGGGCCGGCAAGGCCATGTGGCCCAGCACAGACCAG CAGAGTGGCAGAGCCCCGCCAGTGGCAACTCCGAGGGGGCGCCACTCCCCCTGCTCAGCCCCCAGACCTTAGTCAGCTCCATTGAGAGGGACCTACAGGGCATCATGGACTCCCTGGCGCTGCAGGAGGAAGGTGGCGGCGGCAGTGGCAGTGGCAGCAGCATCGCAGCACGGTTCCTCGGGCGCACTCTGCCTCCAATGGCCCCCTCTGTGGCAAACGGTGGGGGGGGCTGCTCCCTGCTGTCCCCCCTCCAAAGCCCTGGTGACATGTCTCTGGGATCCACCTACGAAAATGCCTCCTCTCCTCCGTTCTCCCCGCTCTCCTCTcccgccagcagcagcagcagcggctgcCAAAGCCCATCATCCTCCGGCTGCTGCCGGGACCAAGCTCCCGCCCTTCCCCCCGCGGTGCCCATCCGGTCCTCAAGTTACAGCCATGTGGCGTTATTTCCCCAAGGGGGGCCTTGCCCAGACCCCTTGAACAGCCCCAGTGGCTTCCTAAGCTCTGCTCACAGCTCAGGGAGCCCCCGGGGGGAGAGGAGGGTCTGGCGGGATGGCCCTGCGAGCCCCCTGCCAAGTCACAGGGCTGGGCCTTCTGTGGAGAACCCTCCTCCTAGCCAGCACAGCTCCCCCCCACCGAAAAAGACCCCACTGGGCAGTGCATGGCCGCAGTCCCCCAATAGTCTCTCTGCGACCGGTGCCTTCCAGCTGCCCTCAGCTCCGCAGAGCAAGGCTGCAGCGCTGCAGGAGCAGGCCCCCAGCTCCTTCGAGGAGATGCCCTCGGTCAGCCCTTCCTGGCCAGCCCAGCTGGGGAAATCAGGCTGCCAGGCGTTGGAGCTGGCAGGTGTTGCCCCACAGTCCTGCCAGGCCCAACAGGCCCCCAAGAGTCCCCGGTTCAGCCAGCTGTCCCTGGAGAGCAGGCGGGAGCTGCCCCCACTCAGCCCAGCCCTGGGGCGCCGGGTGGCTTCGCCAGGCCCCCCCAGTAGCCACTCCCTGCAGGGCAAGCTTGGGGAGAATCCCAGAGTCTGGCGGAGGGAGGGAtcttctgcctcctcctcctgcctgcGGGGTCGCAGTCCCTCACCCACCCCTCTCTCTGGGGAGGGTGCCCGCCACAAGCCCCGTGGCAGGGCAGGCCTCAGCTCTGCGTCCAGCCTGGGCTGCCTTGTCCTCCCCTCGGGCTCCCCCCAGCTGAGCTGCAAGAGCCCCGGGGGGCCCTGGGTGCCGGGCCCTTTGCGGGAACGCAAGCAGAGCATCTCGGAGCTGACTGGCCATGAGGGCGACCTGCTGGGGTACCACCAGTGGCAGCGCCAGGAGCGTCTCCGGGAGCAAGAGGTGGAGCGGTTG GAGCGTCAGCGGCTGGAGGCCATCCTCAGCCTGTGTGCCGAGTACACGCGGAATGACACAGGGCCCGCCCGAGGGGATGGCGCCTACTCCAGTGCGGCTGAGAAGGCGGCCCCCACACCCCGCCAGGAGGGATGTGGTGGTGGGCGCTTGGAGGAGGAGAGCCTGAGGGAGGAGAGCAGCAGCACCGAGAGCGCCGGCCATGAG CACGAGGCGCCGCTCACCCCGGAGCCGGTCCGTCTGGAGGAGGAGCACGCCCGCCTCCGGGCCAGCACAGAGCACCTGCAAAGCCGCCTGGAGGAGCTGGAGCAGCAGCTGCGGGAGGCCACCCGAGAG GCAGAGATGGAGCAAGCCCTTCTGCAGGGCGAGCGGGAAGCAGAGCTCCACCAgctgcagcaggagcagcaggtGGTACACCTCCTGCAGATGCAGTTGTCTGGCCTGGACGCCACCGTTCGCCAGGAGCGGGACAAG GAGGCCGAGGCCATGGAGGCCGAGACCAAGCTCTTTGAGGACCTGGAGTTCCAGCAGCTGGAACAGGAGAGCTGCCAGGAGGAAGAGCGTGAGCTGCTGAGCCACCGGCTGCTGCGCAACCAGGCCGAGAGCCACCGCTGCCTGGCCCGCCGGAAG GAACGCGTGGCTGCCCTGGAGAACCAGGCCAAGCAGCTGCGGCTGCAGGCCGCTCTGGAGGCTGGCCAGCTGCGTGAGGAGAGGAGGGCCACCTTGCAACAGCTCCAGCAG GAGAAGGAGGCCCTCCTGGCACTGGAACGACGGTTCTGCGCCCTCACCAGCGGCTCTGCCTTTCCCAAGAGCTCACGTGCCCTCCGAGAG GGCTCTCCGTCCCCGCCGAGCTGGAGAGGCGGCCCACCCAGCAAGCCAGCCAGCACCCTTCCTAGCCTCGTGAGGGAGCGTGAGGGGGCGCTCCAGCATGAAGGTAGGTGGCACCCATGCTCCTGGAGTCTCCCCTGTGCTCCTCTGCTGGGCCCTGGCCCCCCATGGCAAGTGGAGTCTGGGGCCAAGCTCCTGCCTGGCGCTGAGCCTGCCCTCGTCCTGGGCCTGTTTGCAGGGCACCAGGCAATTCAGGAGCAGCGGCAGTGCCCAGCTGACCTGACACAGGAGGTGGCAGCAGAGGCCCTGTGGGGGGCCCCCCTCTGCCCTCCCCTCATGTCCCGCTCCGTCCTCCATCATCACCCCCTCCTGGGCCGAGGTCAGCTGGCCAATGACCCCGAGCTGGCCTACGACACCCTCAGCCTGGAGAGCTCAGACAGCTTGGAGACCAGCCTCTCTCTGAGTGGGAACTCAGCCTGCTCACCGGACAATGCCTGCAG CACCAGTGGGGCCGATACCAGGAAGATCGAAGAGATGGAGAAGCTGCTGAAGGAGGCCCATGCTGAGAGGTCACGCCTGATGGAATCGCGA GAGCAAGAGATGGAGCTGCGTGGCCAGGCCCTAGAGGATGAGCGGCAGCGGCGGGAGCAGCTGGAACAGCGGTTGCAGGACGAGACAGCGCAGCGGCAGGAGCTGATTGACAGGGAGGTCAAGATACGGGAGAAGCAGCTGGCTCAG GCACGGCCCCTGACACGTTACTTGCCCATCCGCAAAGAGGACTTTGATCTGCGCTTGCACATCGAGTCCTCTGGCCACAGCGTGGACACCTGCAGCCACGTCATCCTCTCcgcaaagttgtgcaaaggctacCTGGTCAAGATGGGGGGCAAAATCAGATCCTGGAAGAAGCGCTGGTTTGTCTTTGACCGCCTGCGGCATACCCTCTCTTACTACGCAG ACAAGCATGAGACGAAGCTGAAGGGCCTCCTCTACTTCCAAGCCATCGAGGAGGTTTACTACGATCACCTCCGGTGCGCAGCCAAG AGCCCCAATCCTGCCTTAACCTTCTGCATCAAGACTCATGACCGGCTCTACTACACGGTGGCCCCCTCTGCAGAAGCCATGCGCATTTGGATGGACGTCATTGTCACAGGGGCCGAAGGCTACACCCAGTTCCTGAGCTGA
- the PHLDB1 gene encoding pleckstrin homology-like domain family B member 1 isoform X1 yields METCNHSLAGPPRRLQKPIQSSLLDLTETARGLKVQTQKPHLVSLGSGRLSTAITLLPLEEGKTVLGSAAGDIVLQGAGVAPQHCFIENVCGTLTLHPCGHPCTIDGLPITCPTRLSQGHVICLGQSTFLRFNHPAEAMWMKSMGPGGRQGHVAQHRPAEWQSPASGNSEGAPLPLLSPQTLVSSIERDLQGIMDSLALQEEGGGGSGSGSSIAARFLGRTLPPMAPSVANGGGGCSLLSPLQSPGDMSLGSTYENASSPPFSPLSSPASSSSSGCQSPSSSGCCRDQAPALPPAVPIRSSSYSHVALFPQGGPCPDPLNSPSGFLSSAHSSGSPRGERRVWRDGPASPLPSHRAGPSVENPPPSQHSSPPPKKTPLGSAWPQSPNSLSATGAFQLPSAPQSKAAALQEQAPSSFEEMPSVSPSWPAQLGKSGCQALELAGVAPQSCQAQQAPKSPRFSQLSLESRRELPPLSPALGRRVASPGPPSSHSLQGKLGENPRVWRREGSSASSSCLRGRSPSPTPLSGEGARHKPRGRAGLSSASSLGCLVLPSGSPQLSCKSPGGPWVPGPLRERKQSISELTGHEGDLLGYHQWQRQERLREQEVERLERQRLEAILSLCAEYTRNDTGPARGDGAYSSAAEKAAPTPRQEGCGGGRLEEESLREESSSTESAGHEHEAPLTPEPVRLEEEHARLRASTEHLQSRLEELEQQLREATREAEMEQALLQGEREAELHQLQQEQQVVHLLQMQLSGLDATVRQERDKERAKVDAERKALEKLRAFYFELKSQLENCPESMREQLKDQMQREAEAMEAETKLFEDLEFQQLEQESCQEEERELLSHRLLRNQAESHRCLARRKERVAALENQAKQLRLQAALEAGQLREERRATLQQLQQEKEALLALERRFCALTSGSAFPKSSRALREGSPSPPSWRGGPPSKPASTLPSLVREREGALQHEGRWHPCSWSLPCAPLLGPGPPWQVESGAKLLPGAEPALVLGLFAGHQAIQEQRQCPADLTQEVAAEALWGAPLCPPLMSRSVLHHHPLLGRGQLANDPELAYDTLSLESSDSLETSLSLSGNSACSPDNACSTSGADTRKIEEMEKLLKEAHAERSRLMESREQEMELRGQALEDERQRREQLEQRLQDETAQRQELIDREVKIREKQLAQARPLTRYLPIRKEDFDLRLHIESSGHSVDTCSHVILSAKLCKGYLVKMGGKIRSWKKRWFVFDRLRHTLSYYADKHETKLKGLLYFQAIEEVYYDHLRCAAKSPNPALTFCIKTHDRLYYTVAPSAEAMRIWMDVIVTGAEGYTQFLS; encoded by the exons ATGGAGACCTGCAACCACAGCCTGGCTGGTCCCCCCCGCCGGCTACAGAAGCCCATTCAG AGCAGCCTCCTGGACCTGACTGAGACGGCCCGAGGGTTGAAGGTGCAGACGCAGAAGCCACACCTGGTGAGCCTGGGCAGTGGGCGCCTCAGCACTGCCATCACTCTGCTGCCTCTCGAAGAGG GCAAGACGGTCCTGGGCTCTGCTGCTGGGGACATTGTGCTACAGGGGGCTGGGGTAGCCCCCCAGCACTGCTTCATTGAGAATGTGTGTGGGACCCTCACCCTGCACCCCTGCGGCCATCCCTGCACCATCGATGGGCTGCCTATCACGTGCCCCACCCGCTTGTCCCAAG ggCACGTGATCTGCTTGGGCCAGTCGACCTTCCTCCGGTTCAACCACCCAGCTGAGGCGATGTGGATGAAAAGCATGGGGCCTGGGGGCCGGCAAGGCCATGTGGCCCAGCACAGACCAG CAGAGTGGCAGAGCCCCGCCAGTGGCAACTCCGAGGGGGCGCCACTCCCCCTGCTCAGCCCCCAGACCTTAGTCAGCTCCATTGAGAGGGACCTACAGGGCATCATGGACTCCCTGGCGCTGCAGGAGGAAGGTGGCGGCGGCAGTGGCAGTGGCAGCAGCATCGCAGCACGGTTCCTCGGGCGCACTCTGCCTCCAATGGCCCCCTCTGTGGCAAACGGTGGGGGGGGCTGCTCCCTGCTGTCCCCCCTCCAAAGCCCTGGTGACATGTCTCTGGGATCCACCTACGAAAATGCCTCCTCTCCTCCGTTCTCCCCGCTCTCCTCTcccgccagcagcagcagcagcggctgcCAAAGCCCATCATCCTCCGGCTGCTGCCGGGACCAAGCTCCCGCCCTTCCCCCCGCGGTGCCCATCCGGTCCTCAAGTTACAGCCATGTGGCGTTATTTCCCCAAGGGGGGCCTTGCCCAGACCCCTTGAACAGCCCCAGTGGCTTCCTAAGCTCTGCTCACAGCTCAGGGAGCCCCCGGGGGGAGAGGAGGGTCTGGCGGGATGGCCCTGCGAGCCCCCTGCCAAGTCACAGGGCTGGGCCTTCTGTGGAGAACCCTCCTCCTAGCCAGCACAGCTCCCCCCCACCGAAAAAGACCCCACTGGGCAGTGCATGGCCGCAGTCCCCCAATAGTCTCTCTGCGACCGGTGCCTTCCAGCTGCCCTCAGCTCCGCAGAGCAAGGCTGCAGCGCTGCAGGAGCAGGCCCCCAGCTCCTTCGAGGAGATGCCCTCGGTCAGCCCTTCCTGGCCAGCCCAGCTGGGGAAATCAGGCTGCCAGGCGTTGGAGCTGGCAGGTGTTGCCCCACAGTCCTGCCAGGCCCAACAGGCCCCCAAGAGTCCCCGGTTCAGCCAGCTGTCCCTGGAGAGCAGGCGGGAGCTGCCCCCACTCAGCCCAGCCCTGGGGCGCCGGGTGGCTTCGCCAGGCCCCCCCAGTAGCCACTCCCTGCAGGGCAAGCTTGGGGAGAATCCCAGAGTCTGGCGGAGGGAGGGAtcttctgcctcctcctcctgcctgcGGGGTCGCAGTCCCTCACCCACCCCTCTCTCTGGGGAGGGTGCCCGCCACAAGCCCCGTGGCAGGGCAGGCCTCAGCTCTGCGTCCAGCCTGGGCTGCCTTGTCCTCCCCTCGGGCTCCCCCCAGCTGAGCTGCAAGAGCCCCGGGGGGCCCTGGGTGCCGGGCCCTTTGCGGGAACGCAAGCAGAGCATCTCGGAGCTGACTGGCCATGAGGGCGACCTGCTGGGGTACCACCAGTGGCAGCGCCAGGAGCGTCTCCGGGAGCAAGAGGTGGAGCGGTTG GAGCGTCAGCGGCTGGAGGCCATCCTCAGCCTGTGTGCCGAGTACACGCGGAATGACACAGGGCCCGCCCGAGGGGATGGCGCCTACTCCAGTGCGGCTGAGAAGGCGGCCCCCACACCCCGCCAGGAGGGATGTGGTGGTGGGCGCTTGGAGGAGGAGAGCCTGAGGGAGGAGAGCAGCAGCACCGAGAGCGCCGGCCATGAG CACGAGGCGCCGCTCACCCCGGAGCCGGTCCGTCTGGAGGAGGAGCACGCCCGCCTCCGGGCCAGCACAGAGCACCTGCAAAGCCGCCTGGAGGAGCTGGAGCAGCAGCTGCGGGAGGCCACCCGAGAG GCAGAGATGGAGCAAGCCCTTCTGCAGGGCGAGCGGGAAGCAGAGCTCCACCAgctgcagcaggagcagcaggtGGTACACCTCCTGCAGATGCAGTTGTCTGGCCTGGACGCCACCGTTCGCCAGGAGCGGGACAAG GAGAGAGCAAAGGTTGATGCTGAAAGGAAGGCGCTTGAGAAACTGCGGGCGTTTTACTTTGAGCTCAAGAGCCAGCTTGAAAACTGCCCTGAGTCAATGAGGGAGCAATTGAAAGACCAGATgcaaagg GAGGCCGAGGCCATGGAGGCCGAGACCAAGCTCTTTGAGGACCTGGAGTTCCAGCAGCTGGAACAGGAGAGCTGCCAGGAGGAAGAGCGTGAGCTGCTGAGCCACCGGCTGCTGCGCAACCAGGCCGAGAGCCACCGCTGCCTGGCCCGCCGGAAG GAACGCGTGGCTGCCCTGGAGAACCAGGCCAAGCAGCTGCGGCTGCAGGCCGCTCTGGAGGCTGGCCAGCTGCGTGAGGAGAGGAGGGCCACCTTGCAACAGCTCCAGCAG GAGAAGGAGGCCCTCCTGGCACTGGAACGACGGTTCTGCGCCCTCACCAGCGGCTCTGCCTTTCCCAAGAGCTCACGTGCCCTCCGAGAG GGCTCTCCGTCCCCGCCGAGCTGGAGAGGCGGCCCACCCAGCAAGCCAGCCAGCACCCTTCCTAGCCTCGTGAGGGAGCGTGAGGGGGCGCTCCAGCATGAAGGTAGGTGGCACCCATGCTCCTGGAGTCTCCCCTGTGCTCCTCTGCTGGGCCCTGGCCCCCCATGGCAAGTGGAGTCTGGGGCCAAGCTCCTGCCTGGCGCTGAGCCTGCCCTCGTCCTGGGCCTGTTTGCAGGGCACCAGGCAATTCAGGAGCAGCGGCAGTGCCCAGCTGACCTGACACAGGAGGTGGCAGCAGAGGCCCTGTGGGGGGCCCCCCTCTGCCCTCCCCTCATGTCCCGCTCCGTCCTCCATCATCACCCCCTCCTGGGCCGAGGTCAGCTGGCCAATGACCCCGAGCTGGCCTACGACACCCTCAGCCTGGAGAGCTCAGACAGCTTGGAGACCAGCCTCTCTCTGAGTGGGAACTCAGCCTGCTCACCGGACAATGCCTGCAG CACCAGTGGGGCCGATACCAGGAAGATCGAAGAGATGGAGAAGCTGCTGAAGGAGGCCCATGCTGAGAGGTCACGCCTGATGGAATCGCGA GAGCAAGAGATGGAGCTGCGTGGCCAGGCCCTAGAGGATGAGCGGCAGCGGCGGGAGCAGCTGGAACAGCGGTTGCAGGACGAGACAGCGCAGCGGCAGGAGCTGATTGACAGGGAGGTCAAGATACGGGAGAAGCAGCTGGCTCAG GCACGGCCCCTGACACGTTACTTGCCCATCCGCAAAGAGGACTTTGATCTGCGCTTGCACATCGAGTCCTCTGGCCACAGCGTGGACACCTGCAGCCACGTCATCCTCTCcgcaaagttgtgcaaaggctacCTGGTCAAGATGGGGGGCAAAATCAGATCCTGGAAGAAGCGCTGGTTTGTCTTTGACCGCCTGCGGCATACCCTCTCTTACTACGCAG ACAAGCATGAGACGAAGCTGAAGGGCCTCCTCTACTTCCAAGCCATCGAGGAGGTTTACTACGATCACCTCCGGTGCGCAGCCAAG AGCCCCAATCCTGCCTTAACCTTCTGCATCAAGACTCATGACCGGCTCTACTACACGGTGGCCCCCTCTGCAGAAGCCATGCGCATTTGGATGGACGTCATTGTCACAGGGGCCGAAGGCTACACCCAGTTCCTGAGCTGA